In a single window of the Podarcis raffonei isolate rPodRaf1 chromosome 14, rPodRaf1.pri, whole genome shotgun sequence genome:
- the ZFAND6 gene encoding AN1-type zinc finger protein 6 isoform X3, translated as MAQETNHSQVPMLCSTGCGFYGNPRTNGMCSVCYKEHLQRQNGSNGRISPPATSVSSLTESLPVQCTEGSIQETSSTLDSTPVPPMQPSPVSSPSSLLAESVATCEVESTDIVDKAGPEREDVQASASDSAEPSSEEQEKSLDKPKQKKTRCFMCRKKVGLTGFECRCGHVYCGVHRYSDVHSCSYNYKADAAEKIRKENPVVVGEKIQKI; from the exons ATGGCTCAAGAAACCAACCATAGCCAAGTGCCTATGCTTTGTTCTACTGGGTGTGGATTTTACGGAAACCCTCGTACGAATGGCATGTGTTCGGTATGCTATAAAGAACATCTTCAACGGCAGAATGGTAGTAATGGTAGAATTAGCCCACCAG CAACTTCTGTTAGTAGCCTAACTGAGTCTTTACCAGTTCAATGCACTGAAGGCAGCATCCAGGAAACTTCATCAACACTAGATTCTACACCTGTACCACCTATGCAGCCAAG CCCTGTGTCAAGCCCATCATCACTCTTAGCAGAATCTGTAGCAACATGTGAAGTGGAAAGTACAGACATAGTGGACAAGGCAGGACCTGAAAGAGAAGATGTCCAAG CTTCAGCATCAGATAGCGCAGAGCCATCCTCTGAAGAACAAGAGAAATCACTCGACaaaccaaaacagaaaaaaactcgCTGCTTCATGTGCCGGAAGAAGGTTGGGCTTACCG GATTTGAATGCAGGTGCGGCCACGTTTACTGCGGCGTCCACCGCTACTCAGACGTCCACAGTTGCTCTTACAATTACAAAGCGGACGCAGCCgagaagatcagaaaagagaatcCTGTAGTCGTCGGGGAAAAGATCCAGAAGATTTGA
- the ZFAND6 gene encoding AN1-type zinc finger protein 6 isoform X2: MAQETNHSQVPMLCSTGCGFYGNPRTNGMCSVCYKEHLQRQNGSNGRISPPATSVSSLTESLPVQCTEGSIQETSSTLDSTPVPPMQPSPVSSPSSLLAESVATCEVESTDIVDKAGPEREDVQEPTSVDLAETISIDSTGEELSMDNSDLPDTTRGSETECDYDASIETNIDDPDFPDENSRVKTKRRDTDLTLNTLQHQIAQSHPLKNKRNHSTNQNRKKLAASCAGRRLGLPDLNAGAATFTAASTATQTSTVALTITKRTQPRRSEKRIL, from the exons ATGGCTCAAGAAACCAACCATAGCCAAGTGCCTATGCTTTGTTCTACTGGGTGTGGATTTTACGGAAACCCTCGTACGAATGGCATGTGTTCGGTATGCTATAAAGAACATCTTCAACGGCAGAATGGTAGTAATGGTAGAATTAGCCCACCAG CAACTTCTGTTAGTAGCCTAACTGAGTCTTTACCAGTTCAATGCACTGAAGGCAGCATCCAGGAAACTTCATCAACACTAGATTCTACACCTGTACCACCTATGCAGCCAAG CCCTGTGTCAAGCCCATCATCACTCTTAGCAGAATCTGTAGCAACATGTGAAGTGGAAAGTACAGACATAGTGGACAAGGCAGGACCTGAAAGAGAAGATGTCCAAG AACCAACATCAGTGGACCTTGCCGAAACAATTTCAATAGACAGTACCGGAGAGGAATTGTCGATGGATAACTCAGATTTACCTGACACTACCAGGGGCTCAGAAACAGAGTGTGATTATGATGCAAGCATAGAAACTAATATAGATGATCCCGATTTCCCGGATGAGAACTCGAGAGTGAAAACGAAGAGGCGCGATACAGATTTAACACTAAACACA CTTCAGCATCAGATAGCGCAGAGCCATCCTCTGAAGAACAAGAGAAATCACTCGACaaaccaaaacagaaaaaaactcgCTGCTTCATGTGCCGGAAGAAGGTTGGGCTTACCG GATTTGAATGCAGGTGCGGCCACGTTTACTGCGGCGTCCACCGCTACTCAGACGTCCACAGTTGCTCTTACAATTACAAAGCGGACGCAGCCgagaagatcagaaaagagaatcCTGTAG
- the ZFAND6 gene encoding AN1-type zinc finger protein 6 isoform X1, translating into MAQETNHSQVPMLCSTGCGFYGNPRTNGMCSVCYKEHLQRQNGSNGRISPPATSVSSLTESLPVQCTEGSIQETSSTLDSTPVPPMQPSPVSSPSSLLAESVATCEVESTDIVDKAGPEREDVQEPTSVDLAETISIDSTGEELSMDNSDLPDTTRGSETECDYDASIETNIDDPDFPDENSRVKTKRRDTDLTLNTVASASDSAEPSSEEQEKSLDKPKQKKTRCFMCRKKVGLTGFECRCGHVYCGVHRYSDVHSCSYNYKADAAEKIRKENPVVVGEKIQKI; encoded by the exons ATGGCTCAAGAAACCAACCATAGCCAAGTGCCTATGCTTTGTTCTACTGGGTGTGGATTTTACGGAAACCCTCGTACGAATGGCATGTGTTCGGTATGCTATAAAGAACATCTTCAACGGCAGAATGGTAGTAATGGTAGAATTAGCCCACCAG CAACTTCTGTTAGTAGCCTAACTGAGTCTTTACCAGTTCAATGCACTGAAGGCAGCATCCAGGAAACTTCATCAACACTAGATTCTACACCTGTACCACCTATGCAGCCAAG CCCTGTGTCAAGCCCATCATCACTCTTAGCAGAATCTGTAGCAACATGTGAAGTGGAAAGTACAGACATAGTGGACAAGGCAGGACCTGAAAGAGAAGATGTCCAAG AACCAACATCAGTGGACCTTGCCGAAACAATTTCAATAGACAGTACCGGAGAGGAATTGTCGATGGATAACTCAGATTTACCTGACACTACCAGGGGCTCAGAAACAGAGTGTGATTATGATGCAAGCATAGAAACTAATATAGATGATCCCGATTTCCCGGATGAGAACTCGAGAGTGAAAACGAAGAGGCGCGATACAGATTTAACACTAAACACAGTAG CTTCAGCATCAGATAGCGCAGAGCCATCCTCTGAAGAACAAGAGAAATCACTCGACaaaccaaaacagaaaaaaactcgCTGCTTCATGTGCCGGAAGAAGGTTGGGCTTACCG GATTTGAATGCAGGTGCGGCCACGTTTACTGCGGCGTCCACCGCTACTCAGACGTCCACAGTTGCTCTTACAATTACAAAGCGGACGCAGCCgagaagatcagaaaagagaatcCTGTAGTCGTCGGGGAAAAGATCCAGAAGATTTGA